In the Nitrospirota bacterium genome, CCCTGGGCAACGAGGAGCCCGACAGCCCCGAGTGGCACCTCTACGACTCCGTCAAGGGAAGCGACTTTCTGGGCGACCAGGACGCCATCGAGGTGATGTGCGAGGACGCGGTGCGCACCGTCGTAGGCCTGGAGCACATGGGGGTGCCCTTCTCCCGCACGCCGGAGGGAAAGATAGCCCAGAGGCGTTTCGGGGGGCACACCCGGGACTTCGGGGCCGCCCCCATCCGGAGGGCCTGCTACTCGGCCGACCGGACGGGCCACGCCATCCTCTTCGCCCTCTTCGAGCAGAGCGAGCGCGCGGGGGTGCGCTTTTTCCCGGAGTTTCAGGTCCTGGACATCGTGCTCGGGGACGGGCGGTGCCGGGGCGTCATCGCCCTGGAGATAGCCACCGGCCAAGTGCACGTCTTCAACACCAGGGCTGTGCTTGTGGCCTCGGGCGGATACGGCCGCATCTTCAAGACCACGAGCAACGCCCACGCCTCCACCGGAGACTGCCTGAGCATCCTCTATAAGGCGGGGCTTCCCCTGGAGGACATGGAGTTCTTCCAGTTCCACCCCACCGGCCTGTACCGCCTGGGAATACTCGTTACCGAGGGGGCCCGCGGCGAGGGAGGCGTCCTTCTCAACGGCCGGGGGGAGCGGTTCATGGAGCGCTACGCCCCCGCCATCAAGGACCTGGCCCCCCGGGACATGGTCTCCCGGGCCGTCATGACCGAGATACGGGAGGGCCGGGGCATCGGCGGCAGAGAGTTCGTGCACCTGGACCTCAGGCACATCGAAAGAAAGGTACTGGAGGAGCGGCTGCCGGAGATTACGGCCTTCTCGAAACTCTACATGGGCATAGACCCCGCCGAGGCCCCCATACCCGTGGAGCCCACGGCGCACTACGCCATGGGAGGCATTCCCACGGACCGGGATGGCAGGGTCCTCGCCGACGAGACCGGCCGCACGGTGGAGGGCCTTTACGCCGCCGGGGAGTGCGCCTGCCTCTCCGTGCACGGGGCCAACAGGCTGGGGTGCAATTCCCTCCTGGACACGGTGGTCTTCGGGCGAAGGGCGGGGGCGGCCATGAGGCCGGCCCTGGAGGAATTGCCCCGCGGGGAGGTGGGCCGGGAGGATACGAGCCGGGCGCGGGAGCGCATCGAGAGGGCCCTCAACTCCCGGACCGGGGAGCGGCCCGGGGCGGTACGGGCGGAGCTAGAGAGGACCATGATGCAGAGCTGCTCGGTCTTCCGGAGCGCCGGGGGGCTCACGGCCCTCGCGGGGGAACTGGCGGACATCAAAGAGCGGGCGCGGTTCGTAAGCCTTCAGGACAAGGGACGGCGGTTCAACACCGAGCTTCTGGATGCCCTGGAGCTTTCTCACCTGGTGGACCTCGCAGAGGCGGTGGTCCACTCCGCCCTGGCCCGGACCGAATCCCGCGGGGCCCACTTTCGCGAAGACCATCCCGCAAGGGACGACAAGGAGTGGCTCAAACACACGTTCGTCTACAAGGCCGGCAAAGGCGTACGCTGCGCCTACAAGCCCGTGGCCGTCACCCGGTTTCAGCCTGAGGAGCGAAAATACTAAAAAGGGAGGACCAGTCCCTTTTTGACCCCTTTCCCCCAACAATGAAAGGGATTGCCAGGAGAATGTGAGGCCATGACCAGGGGCTTTTCCCCTATCGGAACGCGGCAAGCCAGCGTGAGAAGCTCTCCATGACCAGGGATTATGTCTTCAGGATAAGACGGTTCGACCCCGAGGGCGAAGCCGTCCCCCGGTGGCAGGAGTACGCCCTTTCGATGGAGCCCG is a window encoding:
- the sdhA gene encoding succinate dehydrogenase flavoprotein subunit; this encodes MRRHLTRHTLDAVVIGSGLAGLSAAIEAARAGSVAVLTKLYPTRSHSGAAQGGIAAALGNEEPDSPEWHLYDSVKGSDFLGDQDAIEVMCEDAVRTVVGLEHMGVPFSRTPEGKIAQRRFGGHTRDFGAAPIRRACYSADRTGHAILFALFEQSERAGVRFFPEFQVLDIVLGDGRCRGVIALEIATGQVHVFNTRAVLVASGGYGRIFKTTSNAHASTGDCLSILYKAGLPLEDMEFFQFHPTGLYRLGILVTEGARGEGGVLLNGRGERFMERYAPAIKDLAPRDMVSRAVMTEIREGRGIGGREFVHLDLRHIERKVLEERLPEITAFSKLYMGIDPAEAPIPVEPTAHYAMGGIPTDRDGRVLADETGRTVEGLYAAGECACLSVHGANRLGCNSLLDTVVFGRRAGAAMRPALEELPRGEVGREDTSRARERIERALNSRTGERPGAVRAELERTMMQSCSVFRSAGGLTALAGELADIKERARFVSLQDKGRRFNTELLDALELSHLVDLAEAVVHSALARTESRGAHFREDHPARDDKEWLKHTFVYKAGKGVRCAYKPVAVTRFQPEERKY